The Acinetobacter wuhouensis genome includes the window AAATTTTTACTTAGACTGCTACTTGCAATTTCTTGTACTTGCTTGAGATCCACAGCAACCGAAAGCTTTTGCCCTAAATCTTGCATGATACTGTTATAGCTATTGGCTGCTTTCAACGCTGTCACTTGTTCACGGAGACGCGATGCTAAACGACTAGCAATCAGTGCTGCACCAAGAAAAGCCACGACCGTGATCACACCTTGATGTGCTGAAATTTGCAAAGTAAATTTAGGTGAAATAAAGAAAAAATTATAGGCTAAGAAAAATAAAAGCGCTGAAAATACTGCAGCCACCATTCGAGTTTTAGAAGCAACAAATACCACAGCGGTTATAAAAATAACTGAAAGCTCTTCAATACCAAGATATTTTTCTCCTAAACTTGCGATGATAATACTGATTGCTGTAGTCAGTACCACATACAGACTTTCTCTGAAGGTTAAGAAAGCCCCTTGTCGTTGAAAAAAATGCCGCGGTCTTGATTCTGATGCAATAGGTACGATACTCAGTTCAAAACTTGGTTGATACTTTAAAATTTGTTCAAGCAAATTAGGTTTAAAGCTAAACCATGTGTTACGTGATTGAATTTGTGCTAATACAAGTGTGGAAATTCCATGATCTATAACATAATCAAATAATGTACGAGCATGTTGTTGACCATATAAAATTTCTGTCATACCGCCCATTTGACGAGTCAAATTGAAAGCATTTTCAATCTCTCGGCTTTGTACATTTTCTGATTGTTGTATATTGGATTCTTGAGAAAATGTCACCACACTCCAATTTGCCAAACGATTTTCAGCAATACGACAGCCTATCCGAACCAATGCCTCCGCATGACCATTACCTTCAATCAGCACCAAAATATGATTTTTTAATGGAATTGGTGCAATCCCCTGAACCGCAAAACTTTCCCGTACATCACTATCCACATGACTAGCGACGGTTTGCATCGCCAATTCACGTAAAGCAGTAAGATTGGAATGATTAAAAAATCGTTGTAATGCCTGTTCTGCTTGCTCTGGTATATAGACTTTACCTTGATTCAACCGTTCCAATAATTCATTGACTGGTAAATCAATCAAGCGAATATCACGAATCCGTTCAAATACTCGATCGGGTACAGTTTCAGATACACGAATTCCTGTAATTTGATACACCACATCATTCAAGCTTTCTAAATGCTGAATATTCATTGTGGTAAAAACATCAATACCAGCATCTAATAATTCATTGATGTCTTGCCAACGCTTTTCATGCCGACTATTTGGCATATTGGTATGAGCAAACTCATCAACAAGTACAATACTGGGCTTTTTCTCCAATACGGCGTCCAAATCCATTTCTTCCAAAGAATGCCCTTGATATTCAATGACCTTTCGAGGAATAACCGTTAAGCCCGCTATTAAGTTTTCAGTCTCACTCCGACCATGTGTTTCCACATAACCGATAACAATATTACTTCCTTGTAATGCCAATTCATGTGCACGAGCCAACATT containing:
- a CDS encoding sensor histidine kinase, producing MTDQRSNKADVLLQHTQRYQSGRLTIFLGAAPGVGKTFAMLARAHELALQGSNIVIGYVETHGRSETENLIAGLTVIPRKVIEYQGHSLEEMDLDAVLEKKPSIVLVDEFAHTNMPNSRHEKRWQDINELLDAGIDVFTTMNIQHLESLNDVVYQITGIRVSETVPDRVFERIRDIRLIDLPVNELLERLNQGKVYIPEQAEQALQRFFNHSNLTALRELAMQTVASHVDSDVRESFAVQGIAPIPLKNHILVLIEGNGHAEALVRIGCRIAENRLANWSVVTFSQESNIQQSENVQSREIENAFNLTRQMGGMTEILYGQQHARTLFDYVIDHGISTLVLAQIQSRNTWFSFKPNLLEQILKYQPSFELSIVPIASESRPRHFFQRQGAFLTFRESLYVVLTTAISIIIASLGEKYLGIEELSVIFITAVVFVASKTRMVAAVFSALLFFLAYNFFFISPKFTLQISAHQGVITVVAFLGAALIASRLASRLREQVTALKAANSYNSIMQDLGQKLSVAVDLKQVQEIASSSLSKNLKAQVWLYCPEASDGKDVLKQLSDKERISAEWTFKNLQPSGRFTQTLTENAWWFLPLLASKQCLGVIGIQFLHAPAHLGNEQKRLAEAMVEYIAQAIYRTQLTKALEVANVSSETEKLRSALLSSVSHDLRSPLASMIGAADTLTHYRHAMDEQDQASLLEAIRLEGERLDRYIQNLLDMTRLGHEGLSLKRDWIGVDELVGSAVRRLQRYMPHAVIEVHLPEQSLSLFVHAALIEQAIFNVLENAAKFSPEQQAVIVDVMQVGDNEIEIAISDQGQGIPEDERDRIFDMFYTMERGDRGQYGTGLGLTIVKAIIGAHMGKISASSAKNNHGTCIRIILPIQQII